The sequence cctgctgtgccaggctgggctcagggcttggcctttctgcttcccccagccagcccaggccttgctcagcattgcagttccctgctctgagccttgggctccctgcaatcctggcctcaaggatctgctctcaccagtccctggagagcctttggcagtccctgccctcagtgaggcccagtgatgctccaagAGACTTGGAGTTTTGCTCCTGGCTCCTTCAGCaacttcttcagccttctctcgGTGTCTCAGGGTCCTGGACTCAGTCCCAAAACCACGGTGGGGAtcatcaaaatacagaaagcccaCAGGGACGGTTTGTCTTCATTCAATTGTCTGCAAGTCTCCAGTgcttgtgcagctgattggAGTCAGTCTGCGGTTCTGTTAGGGAGGAAGATTTCCAAGTGCACGTCATGACCTTTTATTCTTCAATCAAattagtggggttttttttatttccagtttggAGAAGAGCGgatagaagcattccccagATGATCCTGACACTGAAGTTCTCCTgaggaggtctgggcatgtagaagaatgagccccttgagggctgaccctgtttggacaagctgctcctcacccccagcctcaccatgtctgacattgcccacctggcactgacatccctgtgccctgcagcagaaccttgtccctgagctctgcagctccatgtcccagcccattgcactGTGTCTCAccagctctcctcagggctctgcctgcacacaggcccaggagaagttttcctcttgggaaagaaagactggaaaagcctgagcaggtttcctaaacaacaaaccccactcaggagccacctgctcagtacaggctgcctggaatggtgtcacctttctacaagggacagtgtggccagaaatgatctctggaagcagaattctctgagtctcccagctgaattctctgtccctgtcctttccctggatctctgttgcagatggaagctgctggtgccaacCTCATATTTAACCTctctttggaatgcaaacagatgttcccagctgtgttaagcaggatttcctcaatgtttctataaatcttttgtgtaCCCCATGGAATGAAGGGGCCATATTGGCACTGAGGGGGTGacgtggaagcaaggagtcaattgtgaccctggggtcccatggaaccaaggggccatggtgacacagcagggccacgtggatccagtggtccattgtgacactgtggatccaaggaggccatggagacacccccagaacctcatggaaccaaggagtccatggtgacccagcagggctgcatggagccaatggtccatggtgacactgcccatccaaggacactgcagaagctcatggagtgaggtggccattgtgacactgaagaacttcatgacaccaaatatccatggggacacagtagggcatcatggaacccaggaactgCTGATGGCAGTGTGGAAACTCATGGAACCAGAGGCTGTTGCGGCACTGCAGAACCAACACAgatgctgcaccttgtcccctgccctgcacagctccttgggaggcacggcaggagcagcaccctgagagccttgggaatgcccctctgggatccatggcacacactcccagggcctggaattccagttcccagccaggaaaatatgtccctgcccttgaaggcaaagctcttatgaaagagccaaaagccaagtggagcaagatcctacagtgatatttcactgccagccatcataacttcacccatggttgtCATAGCTCATGGATTaggaatgaaatcagggcagggtctttggtgggagctgccctgggtcaaaggagacactgagagagaaacagagcaggcaaaggaaggcaggagagaaaggagatgttttagtttggaaagacaggtgttttctaaggaaggcaggagcctcccctgatattttaaaatgtagacTCTTTcagaattgttataaatttgaaattaagggggccTGTCAAGTAAAAATATGGAAGCAgaaataacagttttttattagggaagaaaattaaaagataaaataaacaatgcagtaaactaaaacaacactgacagagtcagaatacaatgTGACactgttggacagggtgttggccGCAGTCCAATTGGAACTGTGGGTGCAGTCCTCCTGGaatgtcaggtgtggttctgttggagaagtgatcctgtaggaatgggagtcttcctctgaagaagaagaggcagctgttcctctgggaaaatcaaaatccagcccagaaaagctgtgttggtgggccagaatctcaagactagatgcaggtaggaatgcttggctcctccctctgggcggggcatctcacaatgggatgttacagttcttatcagtcatgcagtgacattcaatggtttattatcagcagatgtctcccctgagggaggattgattgtgaaagagataaggaaaaactgcccacttaacacaggacaattGCCATACAGATGGTAAATAGAagacatcttgcttttcagtctgggacaggaggacacaacaaaatcagctgagaaggcagcactctgaaaagcaaatcaGAACTGACAAAAAAttaatgggacagaaatcaataattctgaaagttttatttattatcaaaataaatcacacccagCCAGCCCCGCACAATCCTGAccccacaacctcaaatttggatctcacttctcccgaTCTCCTTCAAATCCCATCTCACCCCggaggctgaggaattgagtaattttggcacagggctgaggtggaaaccagccattttgaggtgggattgagTCATTTTGGGGTAAGATTGAGGGGGTTTGAGGTAGGATTGAATAATTTTGAGGTGAAAGAGCAATCCACCTTGGATTTTGGAAGAtaaagatatggagaatactaccagatatcccccaagTACCAGCagatcctccagaatatgttcccaaacagtaaattccacctcaaatacctcttaaatggtgggacttttgacatctctggtcaatactctttttagtaatttttcaggtgtttttaagtgataaagacaaatcagaagaaaattagggccaaaccaaaaccagagaccccttgagcaaCCTCTGGGCACcggacaaaacaaactcagcagaaatcaaatttaaccctccataaaatgccttgaggaagatttgctcttcccacaagtcacttgtgatggaaatgcaaacaaatcccaaacattaataaaccaacaacagaagcaattctgtggcaattccaaatttcatcagttccagcacaagtcagatgctggcaggtcccagaaaaagaaacatggaaatttGGCCAAATACAGATTactaaaaggaagggaaaggtctgtgtagctgtcacaaaggtgacagggacgaagaaaataatgattctcaTATTTGTCAAAGCCCCAAGCCTgtgaattcaggagttatttgggaatttagctACTTGAACTGGGCTTCTTGTTGGATTTAAATACCTTTGCGTTCCTCACCTTGGAGTGAATGATCCTTTTCAGTCTCACCGGTATCATTTATTCCCTTTCTTCCAGTGATTTCAACAAACTTTTCAGGGaaggacaaaaaaatattttctttacaatggCCACCCACAACAGCCATTTTCCTTGTAAGTTCTCCCAAACGttgctcagaggaagctgcatccaaaTTTTCAAGAGTTCTTCCAGAAAGAGCCACGAGCTCCTCAGAGGAGGGAACCAGACTGTTGTCAAAATCACCTGGGGTCAGTAAACAGTGCCCTCAACTCCCTGTGccaaaataatgttgcaatctggttaataaaattgttagagagatgcccctgccccaattaaggtgctaacaagaccaaatccaaagtggattttattgaactgtaaatgtgaggtagagagagatggaaagaaagagaaaaggggggagagcaagggagtgacatggacagagatctcccctggggcggggcaagtgtgacattgtcccctgtgtgcgtggccttcccagggtgggagttttacacctgagccagtttgggtaaagGGAGTgctgttcaccccccaccccgagcagggattgcctcactgtttcaggttacaatgtcagatgtaaccaaaagtgttttcagtctccatctccataaactgttatcaacaggtggggcagtgttctttatctcttccatggctcagccctgataacgccctgcaggggccatcttctgttaatgggccattgagtgtcactgcagcactgataaaattacatcatcccattgtgggatgctccgcccaggggaggaaccaagcattcctacctggatataatctcaccatttgcaaCACCACAACCACCTTACCTAtggcattcccagaggacaagagctccataaccaccactggaccttcagagcaagaccagacccttctacaggatcactgctttgacagaatcacgttcatcactccagctggactgtagccaccatttcatcagactgctaccaccaccctgagcaacagggtgtcaggttatatcctgactctgtcagattaagccagtgtttctgtatcattgccttgatcttaattttctaattacattGTCATTCTGGCTTCGACGCTCTCCCAGGTTTGCTTTGAAAGGAGTACAAAACTCaatgtgctcatcccttgttttcctttcagaacaggatttcccatctccaaatattttccagatggaggagaaggttgcgaggaagaggaagatgccctgggacactgaggcaggtgaggaggaagtcagtgcccctttccccctctctcctgctccatctcccagcccagcctggcccccagctgcaggacagccccgctgccggtgcccttCTTCCGGGGAcgcactggggggatctccttgcccttccctgtggcacggaggcaaatcccatcctctccttgtccttcctcccgcAGATGAGGTGCTGAGggtggagagcagagaggacaaatccccatggcagaaccttgtggaagaggctgttttgagTGGCTCCATGGTGCAGGAACCCAATGGGAGCTGCacgaggaggggctgcaaacgCAGATCGAGGggatctgaggaggaaagataCACTCTGGTCCAGGAAGGTggacagagcttcagccagagctcagggctggtggtccctgagcagcttcATGATGAGGAGAAGCCCCATAAGTGCtcggagtgtgggaagagcttcaggtcAAACTCCaacctgatccagcaccagaggatccacactggggagaagccctatgagtgtgaggaatgtgggaagagctttttGTCAAATTCCAACATAATCCAGCACAAGAGGAttcacactggggagaggccctacgagtgtggggaatgtgggaagagcttcaggcagatcTCCCACCTGAGCAGCCACAAGAGGATCCACACAGGGGAAAGGCCCTATGAGTGtagggagtgtgggaagagcttcaggcagtgTGGTGCCCTGATTGTCCACCAGaagatccacactggggagagacCCTACGAGTGTTCCaagtgtgggaaggggtttCAGACTCGCTCCTATCTCCTCTTGCACTATCGAGCTTATACAAATGAGAGGCCCTTttgctgccccgactgcgggaaagggttcaagcacaactccaacCTTGTCACCCACCGgcacatccacaccggggagaggccctacgagtgtccctggtgtgggaagagcttctcagaCCGCTCATTCTTTACCCggcaccaacggaggcaccagtAAGGGAAGCCCTGCGAGTACCCcaactgcaggaagagcttcgtGCTTTGCTCCAGTTCCCTCCCCCACTGCAGGACCCACATTGGGCACAGGtctggtgacccacattccctgtgatcaATGTTGGGAACAGACctggctgcttctccttttggtttggccctaattttcctctgattcaTCTTTATTCTTCAAACACAGCCAAAACAGGGTTAAATTAAAGAAACTGatcaaaaatatctgaagtgTCACCATTTCACAGGAGTTTGAGGGGGAATTTAGGATTTAGGGACGCATTCTGTGTGGAGTGCCCCTGTTGCTAAGAGGCAGGAGTTTGATCTCACCCTTCTTGTGTTGCCAGTAATTCCTCCCTtgacccaaacccaaactccaCCCCTGGGATACCCTATACAAACCCCAGGgccctgcctttgccctgtCTTTCGGTGATAAGAAatggattttggagttttgtgAAACCAAGATACATCTCATTTGTTCCTGCCGCTGGCAGCTGCACTCACCCTGGACACCATGAACTcaacttctggaggatttgtgggttctggggtgattttgggcagtgttctccatctctttgcatttcaaaatccaagagggatgaatttgtcaccacaaaaccactcaaTCCCACTGAAAATAACTGGATTTTAAACTATAAAAGCACAATCCCACCTCAGATTGCTtgttccccctcaaaaaaacctcaatCCCACACAAAGCTCACTCGATTCCACAGCTGACcgggtgggatggggctgggaggagattgggagaaTTGTGATCCCAGTTTGGAGTGGAGAGATTtgattgtgtggggctgggtggttgGGATGTATCTGATAGtgaataaaactttcagagttaaTGATGtttgtcccattcattttcagtcagttctgtttgcagagtggctccttctcagctgtttaaattcctataaaaatcctttttaaaaaatcatctaacccaaacaatccaaaaacCAATATCCATATAAAACCACCCATCtgcaattacatttttaaaaataatgttttagaGTACTTAAGGGTGTTACTAAAGTTTAATTGTTTGGCTAAAATGTATGAGAAATTatagtggtgtttggttttgtatttatCATATTTACAATATGAATTGTTTTACTAAGATATGTTAGATTGattgttaattttttatattgGCTAGCGCTGTGAGAGTTGCcgggctctgcct comes from Lonchura striata isolate bLonStr1 unplaced genomic scaffold, bLonStr1.mat Scaffold_91, whole genome shotgun sequence and encodes:
- the LOC110468045 gene encoding uncharacterized protein LOC110468045, whose protein sequence is MEEKVARKRKMPWDTEADEVLRVESREDKSPWQNLVEEAVLSGSMVQEPNGSCTRRGCKRRSRGSEEERYTLVQEGGQSFSQSSGLVVPEQLHDEEKPHKCSECGKSFRSNSNLIQHQRIHTGEKPYECEECGKSFLSNSNIIQHKRIHTGERPYECGECGKSFRQISHLSSHKRIHTGERPYECRECGKSFRQCGALIVHQKIHTGERPYECSKCGKGFQTRSYLLLHYRAYTNERPFCCPDCGKGFKHNSNLVTHRHIHTGERPYECPWCGKSFSDRSFFTRHQRRHQ